One window of Bacillus sp. FJAT-45350 genomic DNA carries:
- a CDS encoding ABC transporter substrate-binding protein — protein sequence MKKKPSLLLMLMLALALVLAACGGNNEPTTSEETDGDTDTEEATPAGDQTLIFARGGDSVSLDYASITDGESSRVTVQIFETLIEFDEDSFDIGPGLATSWDFDDDGKRFVFQLREGVKFHDGTDFNAEAVKINFERWADQEHEYNFADAGYTYSVYGTQFGGFKGDEGHAIKEINVLGDHEIEFVLNHPLGSFLQNMGMSYFAITSPAAFEEYGDRINENPVGTGPFKFVSWTRDDNIVLEKNEDYWQEGLPKLDKVIFQVIPDNSARFTALRSGQIDIMDGVNPDDIATVEADPELAIFERATNNIGYLGFNMDKEPFDNVLVRRAINHAVNKEALIGALYGGLAEPAKNAIPPGYLGYNDAIDAYDFDPEKAKELLAEAGFADGFEFDLWTMPVARPYMPDPQRAAEALQADFAQVGLKANIVTMEWATYLEKTEQGEQDLFMLGWSGVNGDPDYFLSNLLSTHAIPGGNRTFYRNDEVTAILDEAKTTVDFDVRAALYEEALQLIHEDAPMVTLVHSIPTVAGSSRVSGYVPHPSTSEVLINVELTN from the coding sequence ATGAAGAAGAAACCTTCATTACTGCTAATGCTTATGCTAGCGTTAGCGCTTGTCCTTGCTGCCTGTGGTGGGAACAATGAACCTACAACAAGCGAAGAAACAGATGGGGACACTGACACAGAAGAAGCAACACCAGCAGGAGATCAAACATTAATTTTCGCACGTGGTGGAGACTCAGTAAGTCTTGATTATGCAAGTATTACAGACGGAGAATCTTCGCGTGTAACGGTTCAAATCTTTGAAACTCTTATCGAATTTGATGAAGATTCATTTGATATTGGACCAGGACTTGCAACTTCATGGGACTTTGATGATGATGGTAAACGTTTTGTTTTCCAACTGCGTGAAGGAGTAAAATTCCATGATGGAACAGACTTTAACGCTGAAGCAGTAAAAATTAACTTCGAGCGTTGGGCTGACCAAGAGCACGAGTATAACTTTGCAGATGCAGGCTATACGTATAGTGTATATGGTACACAATTTGGTGGATTTAAAGGTGATGAAGGTCACGCGATTAAAGAAATCAATGTGTTAGGTGACCATGAAATTGAATTCGTTTTAAATCATCCGCTAGGTTCGTTTTTACAAAACATGGGGATGAGCTATTTTGCAATTACATCTCCAGCAGCATTTGAAGAGTATGGAGACAGAATTAATGAAAATCCAGTTGGAACTGGACCATTCAAGTTCGTTAGCTGGACTCGTGACGATAATATCGTTCTAGAAAAAAATGAAGATTACTGGCAAGAAGGTTTACCTAAGTTAGATAAAGTGATTTTCCAAGTAATCCCTGATAACTCAGCTCGTTTTACAGCTTTACGTTCAGGACAAATCGATATCATGGATGGAGTAAACCCTGATGATATCGCAACAGTTGAAGCTGATCCTGAATTAGCAATATTTGAGCGTGCAACAAATAACATTGGTTACCTAGGATTTAACATGGATAAAGAGCCATTTGATAACGTTCTAGTACGTCGTGCAATTAACCATGCAGTTAATAAAGAAGCATTAATTGGTGCTCTATATGGTGGTTTAGCTGAGCCGGCAAAGAACGCAATTCCACCAGGTTACCTTGGTTACAACGATGCAATTGATGCATATGATTTTGACCCTGAAAAAGCAAAAGAATTATTAGCTGAAGCAGGATTTGCAGATGGTTTTGAGTTTGATTTATGGACTATGCCTGTAGCTCGTCCTTACATGCCAGATCCGCAACGTGCAGCTGAAGCGCTTCAAGCTGACTTTGCTCAAGTTGGATTAAAAGCTAACATTGTAACAATGGAGTGGGCAACGTACCTTGAGAAAACTGAACAAGGTGAGCAAGACTTATTTATGCTTGGATGGTCAGGTGTAAATGGTGACCCAGATTACTTCTTATCAAACTTATTAAGTACACATGCAATTCCAGGTGGAAACCGTACGTTCTACCGCAATGATGAAGTAACAGCAATTCTTGATGAAGCGAAGACAACAGTAGATTTTGATGTTCGTGCTGCACTATATGAAGAAGCACTACAATTAATCCATGAAGATGCACCAATGGTTACATTGGTACACTCAATTCCTACTGTAGCAGGTAGCAGTCGAGTAAGTGGATATGTACCGCATCCATCAACAAGTGAAGTATTAATCAACGTAGAGCTTACTAACTAA